In Macrotis lagotis isolate mMagLag1 chromosome 8, bilby.v1.9.chrom.fasta, whole genome shotgun sequence, a single genomic region encodes these proteins:
- the TATDN2 gene encoding putative deoxyribonuclease TATDN2, with protein sequence MGPGGEPGLEGAPSVGRSARAAEAAATSRAPPRLPAPPPPALAPPRPISGRGCRDVPRPASPSGPAPSGPRSPASNQRPRLPRRPAPRPRAAAGPGPRPRSCCRGAGAAEPVRAAPDTPPSGGPGARLPRGCPCAPAMCTSGAAAAPRQINPKDESYSSEFAAETKSKSKSVEETEVTQKMKRRVKDQGTAVIYLKALQGILGKSIPRKKKREIVNPEPSKDPSPSCREESSKKSGTVSFPVKEKQQYLPENSQGKDEADTGNLSSIIMVRDSQDNSSEKPPGNPRTVLEKSPESHSEEQRPKERELVIENPSSESDWSDMEDMSTDRFSQEDSVSLNFSVVSEPSSSTTDYVMYPAHLYGSPWHNYASYWAGSPYPFCYPTTKSIGEASNLVGYNMSQPSDYSAENANSNHKNTSKDLELVEDKPHTSSSLHSSRIWEEEKVRKKRTFREEVPHCSQEHISSFSYQESRGSQDSVGFIDTHCHLDMLYSKLSFQGTFSKFRKIYSSSFPKEFQGCIADFCDPRTLPDYLWEDLLKEDLVWGAFGCHPHFSRYYNERQERNLLQALRHPKAVAFGEMGLDYSYKCTSPVSDQQKVFEKQLQLAVAMKKPLVIHCREADEDLLSIMKKFVPTDYKIHRHCFTGSYSIIEPLLKHFPNLSVGFTALVTYSSAWEAREALKQIPLERIIVETDAPYFLPRQVPKSLCQYAHPGLALHTIREIAKVKGEPLSQTLATLRQNTSRLYSL encoded by the exons ATGGGCCCCGGCGGGGAGCCAGGATTGGAGGGCGCACCCAGCGTCGGGCGCTCGGCACGCG CGGCCGAGGCTGCCGCGACGTCCCGCGCCCCGCCTCGCCttccggccccgccccctccggccCTCGCTCCCCCGCGTCCAATCAGCGGCCGAGGCTGCCGCGACGTCCCGCGCCCCGCCTCGCCttccggccccgccccctccggccCTCGCTCCCCCGCGTCCAATCAGCGGCCGAGGCTGCCGCGACGtcccgcgccccgcccccgcgccgCAGCGGGGCCAGGCCCGAGGCCGAGGAGCTGCTgccgcggggccggggcggccgaGCCC GTGCGGGCGGCGCCGGACACCCCCCCATCCGGGGGCCCAGGAGCGCGCCTGCCCCGCGGCTGCCCCTGCGCCCCGGCCATGTGCACGTCGGGGGCCGCGGCCGCCCCGCGCCAG ATTAATCCCAAGGATGAATCCTATAGCTCTGAGTTTGCAGCTGAGACTAAGAGTAAAAGTAAGTCTGTGGAGGAAACAGAGGTgactcagaagatgaaaaggaGAGTTAAGGACCAGGGGACCGCAGTGATCTATCTGAAGGCCCTTCAGGGCATTTTGGGGAAATCtataccaagaaagaaaaaaagagagattgtgAATCCAGAGCCAAGCAAAGACCCCAGCCCTAGTTGCAGAGAAGAATCCAGCAAGAAGAGTGGTACAGTTTCCTTTCCAGTTAAGGAAAAGCAGCAATACCTTCCAGAAAACAGCCAAGGGAAAGATGAAGCAGACACAGGAAATCTCAGCAGCATAATTATGGTTAGGGACTCTCAAGATAACTCAAGTGAAAAGCCACCTGGTAACCCAAGAACAGTCCTGGAAAAAAGCCCAGAGTCCCACTCAGAAGAACAGAGG CCTAAAGAGAGGGAGTTGGTGATAGAAAATCCTTCTTCAGAAAGTGACTGGTCAGATATGGAAGATATGTCCACCGACAGGTTCTCCCAAGAGGATTCTGTTTCTTTGAACTTTTCTGTAGTTTCAGAGCCTTCATCTTCCACTACTGATTATGTTATGTACCCAGCTCACTTGTATGGCAGTCCTTGGCATAATTATGCCAGTTACTGGGCTGGCAGTCCCTATCCTTTCTGTTATCCTACCACTAAGAGCATTGGTGAGGCTTCAAACCTAGTGGGATATAATATGAGCCAACCCAGTGATTATTCTGCTGAGAATGCTAATAGCAATCACAAAAATACCTCTAAGGATTTGGAACTGGTGGAAGACAAACCCCACACATCCTCTTCACTTCATTCTTCTCGgatatgggaagaagaaaaggtgaggaagaaaagaacatttcGTGAAGAGGTGCCTCATTGTTCTCAAGAGCACATATCAAGTTTTTCATACCAAGAAAGCAGGGGGAGCCAAGATTCAGTGGGCTTCATTGACACCCACTGTCACTTGGACATGCTTTATTCTAAGTTGTCATTCCAAGGCACTTTTTCAAAGTTTAGAAAGATTTATAGCAGTTCCTTTCCAAAAGAGTTCCAGGGTTGTATTGCTGACTTCTGTGACCCTCGTACCCTGCCGGATTACCTATGGGAGGATCTATTAAAAGAGGACCTTGTCTGGGGGGCATTTGGTTGTCACCCTCATTTTTCTCGATACTACAATGAACGTCAAGAAAGAAACCTCCTTCAGGCTTTGAGGCATCCCAAGGCTGTTGCATTTGGTGAAATGGGACTGGATTATTCTTATAAATGTACTTCTCCTGTCTCAGATCAGCAGAAG GTATTTGAAAAGCAATTGCAATTGGCTGTGGCTATGAAGAAACCCTTGGTGATACACTGTCGAGAAGCAGATGAAGATTTACTCTCAATCATGAAGAAATTTGTACCTACTGACTATAAAATCCATAG GCACTGCTTTACTGGCAGCTATTCCATCATTGAACCCCTGTTGAAACACTTTCCCAATCTCTCTGTGGGATTCACAGCCCTTGTGACCTATTCTTCTGCCTGGGAAGCCAGGGAAGCATTGAAACAGATACCTTTGGAGAGGATCATTGTGGAAACTGATGCTCCCTATTTCCTCCCTCGTCAG GTCCCCAAGAGCCTTTGCCAGTATGCCCACCCAGGTCTGGCCCTCCACACGATTCGAGAGATTGCTAAGGTCAAAGGTGAGCCACTCTCTCAGACCTTGGCCACCTTGCGACAGAATACCAGCCGTCTCTACAGCCTTTGA